One Sphingopyxis macrogoltabida genomic region harbors:
- a CDS encoding flavin-containing monooxygenase — translation MIIGAGFSGIYLLHKLRDAGFNVLLVDAATDPGGIWHWNCYPGARVDSQIPLYEFSIPEVWRTWTWSERFPGWEELRAYFRHVCDTLNLWPLMRMGSRVESADFDAGRGLWNLQLEGGQSVSTRFLLPALGFASKPYIPDIPGIEDFEGEWCHTARWSQEGIDLDGRKVALIGTGASGVQVAQEAAKRAEALILFQRTPILALPMRQERLTREDQEREKHSYPALFEQRRQTSGGFESQSLEVSALEVDEIERNAHFEDLWQRGGLRFWYHNFADLLTNRAANRHAYDFWRDKVRARIADPDLAEKLAPSEPPHPFGTKRPSLEQGYYEIFAQDNVALVDLKANPITRVGPHAITTADGEVECDLIVFATGFDAGRGGLIDMNITGRGGLLLSQAWDNGLRAYLGMAVSGFPNMLFAYGPLSPSGFSNGPTSAEMQGDWICDFMVWLRNNGYDLFDADPQAEADWTEMVAQVGAMTLFPEADSWYMGANIPGKKRQLINFPSVSTYAAICGDVARDAYRGFAASTPANKDSAT, via the coding sequence GTGATCATCGGTGCTGGCTTCAGCGGGATCTACTTGCTCCACAAGTTGCGGGACGCCGGGTTCAACGTGCTGCTGGTCGATGCTGCGACCGATCCGGGCGGCATCTGGCACTGGAATTGCTATCCCGGCGCACGCGTGGATTCGCAGATTCCGCTCTATGAATTCTCGATCCCCGAAGTGTGGCGGACATGGACTTGGAGTGAGCGCTTTCCCGGCTGGGAAGAACTCAGGGCCTATTTCCGCCATGTCTGCGATACGCTGAACCTTTGGCCGCTGATGCGGATGGGATCGAGGGTCGAAAGCGCCGATTTTGATGCAGGGCGGGGACTATGGAATCTACAGCTTGAGGGCGGGCAATCCGTATCGACACGCTTCTTGCTCCCAGCCCTCGGTTTTGCGTCGAAGCCGTATATCCCCGACATTCCGGGCATTGAGGATTTCGAGGGCGAATGGTGCCACACGGCGCGCTGGTCGCAGGAGGGTATTGATCTCGATGGGCGCAAAGTTGCCCTGATCGGAACCGGAGCGAGCGGTGTGCAGGTCGCCCAAGAAGCAGCCAAGCGGGCTGAAGCGCTGATCCTGTTCCAAAGAACCCCGATCCTGGCCCTGCCGATGCGGCAGGAGCGGCTGACGCGGGAGGATCAGGAACGCGAAAAGCACAGCTATCCTGCCCTTTTCGAACAGCGCAGGCAGACGAGCGGAGGATTTGAAAGCCAGTCACTTGAAGTCTCGGCGCTCGAAGTCGACGAGATTGAGCGCAATGCCCACTTCGAAGATTTATGGCAGCGAGGCGGATTGAGGTTCTGGTACCACAACTTCGCCGACTTGCTTACCAATCGCGCAGCCAATCGCCACGCCTACGATTTCTGGCGCGACAAGGTTCGCGCGCGGATCGCCGATCCCGATCTGGCCGAGAAACTCGCCCCATCCGAACCGCCGCATCCGTTCGGCACGAAGCGACCTTCGCTGGAACAGGGATATTACGAGATTTTCGCGCAGGACAATGTTGCGCTGGTTGATCTGAAGGCAAACCCGATCACCCGTGTCGGGCCGCACGCAATCACAACCGCAGACGGCGAGGTCGAATGCGATCTCATCGTTTTCGCCACCGGCTTCGACGCGGGGCGGGGCGGGTTGATCGACATGAACATCACCGGCAGGGGCGGCCTGTTACTGTCGCAAGCTTGGGACAACGGGCTGCGCGCCTATCTGGGAATGGCGGTATCGGGTTTCCCCAACATGCTGTTCGCTTACGGACCCCTGAGCCCCTCGGGTTTTTCCAACGGCCCGACAAGCGCGGAAATGCAGGGCGACTGGATCTGCGATTTCATGGTCTGGCTGCGAAACAACGGTTACGATCTTTTCGACGCCGATCCGCAAGCAGAGGCGGACTGGACCGAAATGGTCGCTCAGGTTGGCGCTATGACGCTCTTTCCCGAAGCGGACTCCTGGTACATGGGCGCAAACATCCCGGGTAAGAAGCGCCAACTCATCAATTTTCCAAGCGTGTCGACCTATGCTGCGATTTGCGGCGATGTGGCACGCGATGCCTACCGCGGCTTTGCCGCCAGCACACCAGCGAACAAGGACAGCGCAACCTGA
- a CDS encoding acyl-CoA synthetase: MIDWNLGDILDAIEPVMPKDAPALIHGDRIITWPEMSGRSNNVARALRQRGAGNGAKVAFYMRNRPEYGELMAACFKGRLIHVNINYRYVAEEVFYIFDDSDSEVIVYSSEFRDCIVELKDRLEKVHTFVEIGEASQIAPFAIPYETLAQEGDGSALGIVRSPEDQLFIYTGGTTGMPKGVMWHHDQMRKAQLEAQKLLAPVPQTLEEHVALITSQGPGNRTLPSCPMMHGTGFITAIGTLMSGGAIVTLADSSFDATELWETVDKHKVQSIAIVGDAFAKPMLQALDRNPGRWDTSSLVTIVSSGVMWSKEVKAGLCKHIPQVVLMDSFGASEGLGFGRSITTAQGGTNTAKFAIGEFCHVFDENDQKVTPGSGVPGFIALMGAIPAGYYKDPEKSAKTFRTIDGVRYSIPGDWCTVEADGSLTLLGRGSVCINTAGEKVYPEEVEEILKTHPAIGDALVVDVPNEKWGQAVTAVVHLSGDVAFDEQAVKDHVRGQLAGYKTPKAIYPTKIPLRASNGKADYATAKAIAESLTAAS, translated from the coding sequence GTGATCGACTGGAATCTCGGCGACATTCTCGACGCTATCGAGCCCGTCATGCCAAAGGATGCGCCGGCCCTGATACACGGCGACCGGATCATCACCTGGCCCGAAATGTCGGGACGTTCGAACAATGTTGCCCGCGCGCTCCGGCAGCGCGGAGCCGGCAATGGGGCCAAGGTTGCCTTTTATATGCGCAACCGACCCGAATATGGCGAGTTGATGGCAGCCTGCTTCAAGGGGCGCCTGATCCATGTGAACATCAATTACCGCTATGTCGCCGAGGAGGTCTTCTATATCTTCGACGATTCCGATAGCGAAGTGATCGTCTACAGCTCGGAATTCCGCGACTGTATCGTCGAGCTCAAGGATCGGCTCGAGAAGGTTCACACCTTTGTGGAAATTGGCGAGGCTTCGCAAATCGCGCCTTTTGCGATCCCTTACGAAACACTCGCGCAAGAAGGCGACGGATCGGCGCTCGGCATAGTGCGCTCTCCCGAAGATCAGCTCTTCATCTATACCGGCGGCACGACGGGCATGCCCAAGGGCGTGATGTGGCATCACGACCAAATGCGCAAAGCACAGCTCGAGGCCCAGAAGCTGCTCGCCCCCGTTCCTCAGACACTCGAAGAACACGTCGCGTTGATCACAAGTCAAGGGCCCGGCAACCGCACCCTGCCATCCTGCCCGATGATGCACGGGACCGGCTTCATCACCGCGATCGGCACACTTATGTCGGGCGGCGCCATCGTTACACTCGCAGACTCGTCCTTCGATGCGACGGAGTTGTGGGAAACAGTTGATAAGCATAAGGTGCAAAGCATCGCAATTGTGGGCGATGCCTTTGCCAAGCCAATGCTGCAGGCGCTGGACCGGAATCCCGGCCGCTGGGATACCAGCAGCCTCGTCACCATCGTTTCATCCGGCGTGATGTGGAGCAAGGAAGTCAAGGCTGGGCTGTGCAAGCATATCCCCCAGGTGGTGCTGATGGACAGCTTCGGCGCTTCCGAAGGGCTCGGCTTCGGCCGCTCCATCACAACCGCGCAAGGGGGCACCAACACCGCGAAATTTGCGATTGGCGAATTCTGTCATGTCTTTGATGAAAACGACCAGAAAGTGACGCCGGGAAGCGGCGTACCGGGATTTATCGCCCTCATGGGTGCGATCCCAGCGGGTTATTACAAGGATCCCGAGAAATCCGCCAAGACCTTCCGCACAATCGATGGGGTCCGCTATTCGATTCCGGGCGACTGGTGCACGGTCGAGGCCGATGGCAGCCTGACCTTGCTGGGCCGTGGCAGCGTTTGCATCAACACTGCTGGCGAGAAAGTTTACCCCGAGGAAGTCGAGGAGATTCTCAAGACCCATCCCGCGATTGGTGACGCGCTGGTCGTGGACGTGCCAAACGAAAAATGGGGTCAGGCCGTCACCGCCGTCGTCCACCTCAGCGGCGACGTTGCGTTCGACGAGCAAGCCGTCAAGGATCATGTGCGGGGGCAGTTGGCAGGCTACAAAACACCGAAGGCCATATATCCAACGAAGATCCCCCTGCGCGCATCGAACGGCAAGGCCGACTATGCAACGGCGAAGGCAATTGCCGAGAGCCTGACTGCCGCTTCATGA
- a CDS encoding alpha/beta fold hydrolase, which produces MNEMFRISDFPVDIDPVWAGDGSHLPEWFVSALKVPREEGYVEIDGAKAHYFRWGDPSKPKVLMTHGFLAHARCFAFIAPFLAEDYDVVAFDLAGMGDSDMRGRADLLARGGEFREIAEALNMFADGQKPTIIAHSFGSGAALTAVTQWPEAFAGVVVCDLMIMRPALLEEYWNLRRSSPGSGDPDKPSKRYPCYETARKRYILSPPQPVGEPFLLDYMAYHSLRQDGDEWTWKFSTEVFRRSNKPNEWLTMGERLVQAPGRKAIVHGGMSQLFTPESAEYVRELGGGDIPIIAVPEARHHLMLDQPLAFVTALRSILALWDTHTAPPLAA; this is translated from the coding sequence ATGAATGAGATGTTCAGAATAAGTGACTTTCCAGTGGACATTGATCCTGTTTGGGCTGGCGACGGCTCACATCTGCCCGAATGGTTCGTGTCGGCGCTCAAGGTGCCCCGCGAAGAAGGTTATGTGGAAATAGATGGGGCCAAGGCGCACTATTTCCGCTGGGGTGACCCCAGCAAGCCCAAGGTATTGATGACCCATGGCTTTCTGGCACATGCGCGCTGCTTTGCCTTCATTGCACCGTTTCTGGCAGAAGATTATGACGTGGTGGCGTTTGATCTGGCCGGCATGGGCGACAGCGACATGCGTGGTCGCGCCGACCTCTTGGCGAGAGGGGGCGAGTTTCGCGAGATTGCCGAGGCGCTGAATATGTTTGCGGATGGCCAAAAGCCGACAATCATCGCGCACAGCTTCGGGTCGGGCGCAGCCCTGACAGCCGTGACCCAGTGGCCCGAGGCCTTTGCCGGAGTGGTGGTTTGCGATCTCATGATCATGCGGCCCGCTCTCCTGGAAGAGTACTGGAACCTCAGGCGGTCAAGCCCTGGTTCCGGCGATCCGGACAAGCCCAGCAAGCGTTATCCTTGCTATGAAACGGCACGTAAGCGGTACATCCTTTCCCCGCCCCAGCCGGTCGGCGAGCCATTCCTTCTGGACTACATGGCCTATCATTCCCTGCGACAGGATGGAGACGAGTGGACGTGGAAGTTTTCAACCGAGGTCTTTCGGAGGAGCAACAAGCCCAACGAATGGCTCACCATGGGCGAGCGTCTGGTGCAGGCACCGGGCCGGAAGGCCATCGTGCACGGCGGTATGAGCCAACTCTTCACCCCGGAATCGGCCGAATACGTCCGCGAGCTGGGTGGAGGTGACATTCCGATCATCGCGGTGCCTGAAGCCCGTCACCATCTGATGCTCGATCAGCCTTTGGCCTTTGTAACCGCACTCCGCAGCATTCTTGCCCTTTGGGATACGCACACTGCACCGCCACTTGCAGCCTGA